The following coding sequences are from one Sporichthyaceae bacterium window:
- the lspA gene encoding signal peptidase II yields the protein MTAAPRLVSVHTARQPERTRSARIPRIVVLFSVAVFVYLSDVLTKFLAVALLTEDDPVRIRHTRITLRLIRNPGAAFGLGVGATVLFTLITAVVIGAVLRTARRLDSLRWAVALGLLLGGSLGNLSDRLSRAPGPLRGHVVDFVDIPGWPIFNLADAYICLAGLLIVLLALRNVPISGRHRRR from the coding sequence TTGACGGCAGCCCCCCGCTTGGTGTCGGTACACACCGCGCGCCAGCCCGAGCGGACCCGGTCCGCCCGCATTCCGCGCATCGTCGTGCTGTTCTCCGTCGCGGTCTTCGTCTACCTCAGCGACGTGCTCACCAAATTTCTCGCGGTGGCCCTGCTCACCGAGGACGACCCGGTCCGGATCCGGCACACCAGGATCACCCTGCGGTTGATCCGCAACCCCGGCGCCGCGTTCGGTCTGGGCGTGGGCGCCACGGTGCTGTTCACACTCATCACCGCGGTGGTCATCGGGGCCGTGTTGCGTACTGCGCGGCGGTTGGACAGCCTGCGCTGGGCAGTGGCCCTGGGGCTCCTGCTGGGCGGTTCGCTGGGCAACCTCAGCGACCGGCTGTCCCGCGCGCCGGGCCCGCTGCGCGGGCACGTGGTGGACTTCGTGGACATCCCGGGCTGGCCGATCTTCAACCTGGCCGACGCCTACATCTGCCTTGCGGGGCTGCTGATCGTCCTGCTGGCGCTGCGCAACGTCCCGATCTCGGGTCGCCACCGCCGCCGCTGA